The Mercenaria mercenaria strain notata chromosome 8, MADL_Memer_1, whole genome shotgun sequence genome has a segment encoding these proteins:
- the LOC123558734 gene encoding uncharacterized protein LOC123558734, whose protein sequence is MSACATTQKQRTAKATMVLKYKSEILANNSEPILTLFTTWKDSPEKYLMHNLTLYNWVALRPFEMPVIFTNETSVAEECARNGWEARQVHVAAADGVPILKYMYKDVMDSHNSTCYAYSNGDSVYRYAHKYVTFVRNFSVNLDKPVLMVGERSNVLNVTESEASTWGNINQMAEERGKLFTGWAEDYFITTRSFPWNDIAEVVIGRRAYDNWLVYYFRKSQHTVIDSTKTLLAVHQTTKLAIVKVMVIKIKTTITIYW, encoded by the coding sequence ATGTCAGCTTGCGcaacaacacaaaaacaaagaACTGCAAAAGCTACAATGGTGCTAAAATATAAGTCTGAAATACTAGCAAATAATTCGGAACCTATACTCACACTCTTTACTACTTGGAAAGATAGTCCTGAAAAATATCTAATGCATAATTTAACATTATATAATTGGGTGGCGTTACGTCCGTTTGAGATGCCTGTGATCTTTACAAACGAGACTTCAGTCGCTGAAGAATGCGCGAGGAATGGTTGGGAAGCAAGACAGGTACATGTAGCAGCAGCAGACGGCGTTcctatattaaaatatatgtacaaagaCGTGATGGATAGTCATAATTCTACGTGTTACGCTTACAGTAACGGTGATTCTGTTTACCGATACGCTCATAAATACGTTACTTTTGTGAGAAATTTTAGTGTGAATTTAGATAAACCTGTACTAATGGTTGGCGAGAGAAGTAATGTCCTTAATGTGACAGAGTCAGAAGCATCTACGTGGGGTAATATCAACCAAATGGCTGAGGAGCGGGGTAAACTGTTCACAGGTTGGGCGGAGGACTACTTTATTACTACACGTTCATTTCCGTGGAATGATATAGCGGAAGTTGTAATTGGGCGGAGAGCATACGATAATTGGCTAGtgtattatttcagaaaatccCAACATACTGTGATTGATAGTACAAAAACACTTCTTGCTGTGCACCAGACGACAAAGCTGGCAATCGTGAAGGTCATGGTCATAAAAATAAAGACTACAATCACAATTTACTGGTGA